A window of Pseudomonas mucidolens contains these coding sequences:
- a CDS encoding glutamine--tRNA ligase/YqeY domain fusion protein, giving the protein MSKPTVDPTSNSKSGPAVPVNFLRPIIQADLDSGKHTQIVTRFPPEPNGYLHIGHAKSICVNFGLAQEFGGVTHLRFDDTNPAKEDQEYIDAIESDVKWLGFEWSGEVRYASQYFDQLHDWAVELIKAGKAYVDDLTPEQAKEYRGSLTEPGKNSPFRERSVEENLDWFARMKAGEFKDGERVLRAKIDMASPNMNLRDPIMYRIRHAHHHQTGDKWCIYPNYDFTHGQSDAIEGITHSICTLEFESHRPLYEWFLDSLPVPAHPRQYEFSRLNLNYTITSKRKLKQLVDEKHVFGWDDPRMSTLSGFRRRGYTPASIRNFCEMVGTNRSDGVVDYGMLEFSIRQDLDANAPRAMCVLRPLKVVITNYPEGQVENLELPRHPQKEELGVRKLPFAREIYIDRDDFMEEPPKGYKRLEPNGEVRLRGSYVIRADEAIKDADGHIVELRCSYDPETLGKNPEGRKVKGVVHWVPAAASVECEVRLYDRLFRSANPEKAEDSASFLDNINPDSLQVLTGCRAEPSLGNAQPEDRFQFEREGYFCADIKDSKPGQPVFNRTVTLRDSWGQ; this is encoded by the coding sequence ATGAGCAAGCCCACTGTCGACCCTACCTCGAATTCCAAGTCCGGACCTGCGGTCCCGGTCAATTTCCTGCGCCCGATCATCCAGGCGGACCTGGATTCGGGCAAGCACACGCAGATAGTCACCCGTTTCCCGCCAGAGCCCAACGGCTACCTGCACATCGGCCACGCCAAGTCGATCTGTGTGAACTTCGGTCTGGCCCAGGAGTTCGGTGGCGTCACCCACCTGCGTTTCGACGACACCAACCCGGCCAAGGAAGACCAGGAATACATCGACGCGATCGAAAGCGACGTCAAGTGGCTGGGCTTCGAATGGTCCGGTGAAGTGCGCTATGCCTCGCAGTATTTCGACCAGTTGCACGATTGGGCCGTTGAGTTGATCAAGGCCGGCAAGGCCTACGTCGACGACCTGACCCCCGAGCAAGCCAAGGAATACCGTGGCAGCCTGACCGAACCCGGCAAGAACAGCCCGTTCCGTGAGCGCTCCGTGGAGGAGAACCTGGACTGGTTCGCCCGCATGAAAGCCGGCGAATTCAAGGACGGCGAGCGGGTACTGCGGGCCAAGATCGACATGGCCTCGCCGAACATGAACCTGCGCGACCCGATCATGTACCGCATCCGTCATGCCCATCATCACCAGACCGGCGACAAGTGGTGCATCTATCCCAACTACGACTTCACCCACGGTCAGTCGGACGCCATCGAAGGTATCACCCACTCCATCTGCACCCTGGAGTTCGAAAGCCACCGTCCGCTGTACGAATGGTTCCTCGACAGCCTGCCGGTACCGGCGCATCCGCGTCAGTACGAATTCAGCCGCCTGAACCTGAACTACACCATCACCAGCAAACGCAAGCTCAAGCAACTGGTCGATGAAAAGCACGTGTTCGGCTGGGATGACCCGCGCATGTCGACCCTGTCGGGCTTCCGCCGTCGCGGCTACACCCCGGCATCGATCCGCAACTTCTGCGAGATGGTCGGCACCAACCGCTCCGACGGCGTGGTCGACTACGGCATGCTTGAGTTCAGCATCCGCCAGGATCTCGACGCGAACGCCCCGCGCGCCATGTGCGTGCTGCGTCCGTTGAAAGTCGTGATCACCAACTATCCGGAAGGCCAGGTCGAGAACCTCGAACTGCCGCGTCATCCGCAAAAAGAAGAACTGGGCGTGCGCAAGCTGCCGTTTGCCCGTGAAATCTACATCGACCGCGATGATTTCATGGAAGAGCCACCAAAGGGCTACAAGCGCCTGGAGCCGAACGGCGAAGTGCGCCTGCGCGGTAGCTACGTGATCCGTGCCGACGAAGCGATCAAGGACGCCGACGGCCACATCGTCGAACTGCGTTGCTCCTACGATCCTGAAACCCTGGGCAAGAACCCGGAAGGCCGCAAGGTCAAAGGCGTGGTGCACTGGGTTCCAGCGGCTGCCAGCGTCGAGTGCGAAGTCCGCCTGTACGACCGCCTGTTCCGCTCGGCCAACCCTGAGAAGGCCGAAGACAGCGCGAGTTTCCTCGACAACATCAACCCTGACTCCCTGCAAGTACTCACGGGTTGTCGTGCCGAGCCATCTTTGGGCAACGCACAGCCGGAAGACCGTTTCCAGTTCGAGCGCGAAGGCTACTTCTGCGCAGATATCAAGGACTCGAAACCTGGTCAGCCGGTATTCAACCGTACCGTGACCTTGCGTGATTCGTGGGGCCAGTGA
- the cysS gene encoding cysteine--tRNA ligase, with the protein MLTIYNTLSKTKEVFTPLDGNKVRMYVCGMTVYDYCHIGHGRSMVAFDLVTRWLRFSGYDLTYVRNITDIDDKIINRANENGESFDALTERMIAAMHEDEARLNILKPDMEPRATDHIPGMHAMIQTLIDKGYAYAPGNGDVYYRVAKFMGYGKLSRKKIEDLRIGARIEVDEAKQDPLDFVLWKGTKPGEPSWESPWGAGRPGWHIECSVMSTCCLGETFDIHGGGSDLEFPHHENEIAQSEAATGKTYANAWMHCGMIRINGEKMSKSLNNFFTIRDVLEKYHPEVVRYLLVSSHYRSAINYSEDNLKDAKGALERFYHALKGLPAVAPAGGEGFVARFTEVMNDDFGTPEACAVLFEMVREINRLRESDLDAAAGLAARLKELASVLGVLQMEADDFLQAGAEGRVDAAEVDALIQARLNARANKDWAESDRIRDQLTAMGVVLEDGKGGTTWRLAD; encoded by the coding sequence GTGCTAACGATCTACAACACGCTCAGTAAGACCAAAGAAGTCTTCACGCCGCTGGATGGCAACAAGGTGCGCATGTACGTGTGCGGCATGACCGTGTACGACTACTGCCACATCGGCCACGGCCGCAGCATGGTTGCCTTTGACCTGGTGACCCGCTGGTTGCGTTTCAGCGGCTACGATTTGACGTACGTGCGCAACATCACCGACATCGACGACAAGATCATCAATCGTGCCAATGAAAACGGCGAGTCGTTCGACGCGCTGACCGAACGCATGATTGCGGCCATGCACGAGGACGAGGCGCGGCTCAACATCCTCAAGCCGGACATGGAGCCGCGTGCCACGGACCACATCCCTGGCATGCACGCGATGATCCAGACCTTGATCGACAAGGGTTACGCCTACGCCCCGGGCAACGGCGACGTGTACTACCGCGTCGCCAAGTTCATGGGCTACGGCAAATTGTCGCGCAAGAAAATCGAAGACCTGCGGATCGGCGCACGCATTGAAGTCGACGAAGCCAAGCAGGATCCGCTGGACTTCGTGCTGTGGAAAGGCACCAAGCCTGGCGAACCGAGCTGGGAATCGCCATGGGGCGCCGGTCGTCCGGGCTGGCACATCGAATGCTCGGTGATGTCCACTTGCTGCCTGGGCGAGACTTTCGACATTCATGGCGGCGGCAGCGACCTCGAGTTTCCGCACCACGAGAACGAAATCGCGCAAAGCGAAGCCGCCACCGGCAAGACCTACGCCAACGCGTGGATGCATTGCGGCATGATTCGCATCAATGGCGAGAAGATGTCCAAGTCCTTGAACAACTTCTTCACCATCCGCGACGTGCTGGAAAAGTATCACCCGGAAGTTGTGCGTTACTTGCTGGTGTCGAGCCATTATCGCAGCGCCATCAACTACTCGGAAGACAACCTCAAGGACGCCAAGGGCGCCCTGGAGCGTTTCTACCATGCGTTGAAAGGCTTGCCTGCCGTGGCGCCTGCCGGTGGCGAAGGGTTCGTGGCACGGTTTACCGAAGTCATGAACGACGACTTCGGCACCCCGGAAGCGTGCGCGGTCCTGTTCGAAATGGTGCGCGAGATCAACCGCCTGCGTGAGAGCGATCTCGACGCAGCGGCGGGGTTGGCTGCGCGTCTCAAGGAGCTGGCAAGCGTGTTGGGCGTCCTGCAAATGGAAGCCGATGACTTCCTGCAAGCAGGCGCCGAAGGACGTGTGGATGCAGCCGAGGTCGACGCACTGATCCAGGCCCGCCTGAATGCCCGTGCCAACAAGGACTGGGCAGAATCCGACCGCATCCGTGACCAACTCACCGCTATGGGCGTGGTGTTGGAAGACGGCAAGGGCGGGACGACGTGGCGGTTGGCTGACTGA
- a CDS encoding sigma-54-dependent Fis family transcriptional regulator: MAAPAPLLAHDTIIQDSWRRCRAFGLDHQSTPSFDQLPADGISQLLERHHSLVQTTHQEVLPYYENILSNSNCLIMLADHQGQVLTSWGTQRFIEPKLARGFSAGASWLERSTGTNAIGTALACAQAVHIEHDEHFLKANRFMTGSAAPIVDAHREIIAVLDVSSDSYLPPSHTLGMVKMMSQTVENRLILNLFGGEHFQLTFNTGLNNLDSQWAGLLIFDESGQVLSANRRADNLLGISLSRVMIDSLFKVSLLELLNQPEGLPFALQAAGRNRFQCLLKRPKQTPIQARVFAQPTPAAPAAINLNTLHFGDSRVEKAVRQAERLLEKDIPLLIHGETGVGKEVFVKALHQASSRSQQAFIAVNCAAIPAELVESELFGYEKGAFTGANQKGSIGLIRKADKGTLFLDEIGDMPLPTQARLLRVLQERCVQPVGSSELFAVDLRIISATNRSLREQVQIGRFREDLYYRIGGLTLELPPLRERSDKQALFKQLWQQHRDPTQWAGLSAEVLALFEQHPWPGNLRQVSSVMQVALAMAEEQPIRAEHLPDDFFIDLGQRPPQPRVHHETPEELQDLNQRLEAVGGNISHLARELGVSRNTLYKRLRETT; this comes from the coding sequence ATGGCCGCACCCGCTCCCCTGCTGGCGCACGACACCATCATCCAGGACTCCTGGCGCCGCTGCCGCGCCTTCGGCCTGGATCACCAGAGCACGCCCAGCTTCGATCAACTGCCCGCCGACGGCATCAGCCAGCTGCTGGAGCGCCACCACTCCCTGGTGCAGACCACTCACCAGGAAGTCCTGCCCTATTACGAGAACATCCTCAGCAACTCCAATTGCCTGATCATGTTGGCCGATCATCAGGGCCAGGTCTTGACCTCCTGGGGCACCCAGCGGTTTATCGAGCCAAAGCTGGCCCGGGGTTTCAGCGCCGGGGCCAGCTGGCTGGAGCGCTCGACCGGCACCAACGCCATCGGCACCGCCCTGGCTTGCGCGCAGGCGGTGCATATCGAACACGATGAACACTTCCTCAAGGCCAACCGCTTCATGACCGGGTCGGCGGCACCGATCGTTGATGCCCACCGCGAAATCATCGCCGTGCTGGATGTGTCCAGCGACAGCTATCTGCCGCCCTCCCATACCTTGGGCATGGTCAAGATGATGAGCCAGACCGTGGAAAACCGGCTGATTCTCAACCTGTTTGGCGGCGAGCATTTCCAACTGACCTTCAATACCGGGCTGAACAACCTCGACAGCCAATGGGCTGGCCTGCTGATCTTCGATGAAAGCGGCCAGGTGTTATCGGCCAACCGACGCGCCGATAATTTGCTGGGCATCAGCCTGTCGCGGGTGATGATCGACAGTTTGTTCAAAGTGTCGTTGCTGGAACTGCTCAATCAACCCGAAGGTTTGCCGTTCGCACTGCAGGCCGCTGGGCGCAATCGCTTTCAATGTTTGTTGAAACGGCCTAAACAAACACCGATCCAGGCGCGGGTCTTTGCGCAACCAACACCTGCCGCCCCCGCAGCCATCAACCTCAACACCCTGCATTTTGGCGACAGCCGCGTGGAAAAAGCCGTGCGCCAGGCCGAGCGGTTGCTGGAAAAAGACATCCCGTTGCTGATCCACGGTGAAACTGGAGTAGGCAAGGAAGTTTTCGTCAAAGCCCTGCACCAGGCCAGTTCCCGCAGCCAACAAGCATTTATCGCCGTCAACTGCGCGGCCATTCCCGCAGAACTGGTGGAATCGGAGTTGTTTGGCTACGAAAAAGGCGCCTTCACCGGCGCCAATCAGAAAGGCAGCATCGGCCTGATCCGCAAGGCCGACAAGGGCACGCTGTTTCTTGACGAAATCGGCGACATGCCTTTGCCCACCCAGGCTCGGCTGTTGCGCGTATTGCAGGAGCGTTGCGTGCAACCGGTGGGCAGCAGCGAATTGTTTGCAGTGGACCTGCGCATCATCTCGGCCACCAACCGTTCGTTGCGCGAACAAGTACAGATCGGACGCTTCCGTGAGGATTTGTACTACCGCATCGGCGGCCTGACCCTGGAGCTGCCACCTTTACGCGAGCGCAGCGACAAGCAGGCATTGTTCAAGCAGCTCTGGCAACAGCATCGCGATCCCACGCAATGGGCCGGACTCAGCGCCGAAGTGTTGGCGTTGTTTGAGCAGCATCCGTGGCCGGGCAACTTGCGGCAGGTCAGCAGCGTGATGCAGGTCGCCCTGGCCATGGCCGAAGAGCAGCCGATTCGTGCGGAGCATTTGCCGGATGATTTTTTCATCGACCTGGGACAACGCCCACCGCAACCCCGCGTGCACCACGAGACGCCAGAAGAGCTTCAAGACCTGAATCAAAGACTGGAGGCGGTCGGTGGCAATATCTCGCATTTGGCACGGGAGTTGGGCGTGAGTCGCAACACCCTGTACAAGCGATTACGCGAGACTACATAG
- a CDS encoding ABC transporter ATP-binding protein — translation MSLTLEHVSRVIEGQTWIDDANLSFEAGSFNVLLGRTLSGKTSLMRLMAGLDKPDSGRILMNGVDVTHKPVRLRNVSMVYQQFINYPTMTVFENIASPLRQAGVSNEQIQHKVLETAKMLRIEKFLQRHPLELSGGQQQRTAMARALVKDAELILFDEPLVNLDYKLREELRQEMRELFKARHTIAIYATTEPNEALALGGTTTILHEGRVIQSGKAAEVYHQPQTVLAAELFSEPPINLMPGRISGNEVSFVNDIHFPLNVDLRPIGEGEFRFGVRPSHISLVPSNDDDLELAVTVEVAEISGSETFLHVRSEHFLLVLHLPGVHEYDVDAPIRIYIPTHKLFVFDGQGRLLQAPGRRVARIA, via the coding sequence ATGTCATTGACCCTGGAACATGTCTCCCGCGTCATCGAAGGCCAGACCTGGATCGATGATGCCAATCTGAGCTTTGAAGCCGGATCCTTCAACGTTTTGCTGGGGCGCACGCTGTCCGGCAAGACCAGCCTGATGCGCTTGATGGCTGGCCTGGACAAGCCCGACAGCGGGCGCATCCTGATGAACGGTGTCGACGTCACCCACAAGCCGGTGCGCCTGCGCAACGTGTCGATGGTTTACCAGCAGTTCATCAACTACCCGACCATGACCGTGTTCGAAAACATTGCCTCGCCATTGCGTCAGGCGGGTGTGTCCAATGAGCAGATCCAGCACAAGGTGCTGGAAACCGCGAAGATGCTGCGCATCGAGAAATTCCTGCAACGCCATCCCTTGGAACTGTCCGGCGGTCAGCAACAGCGTACGGCCATGGCGCGCGCGCTGGTCAAGGATGCCGAACTGATTCTGTTCGACGAACCGTTGGTGAACCTGGACTACAAGCTGCGGGAAGAACTGCGTCAGGAAATGCGTGAGCTGTTCAAGGCGCGCCACACCATCGCCATCTATGCCACCACCGAGCCCAACGAAGCCCTGGCGCTGGGTGGGACCACGACGATTCTTCACGAAGGCCGGGTGATCCAGAGCGGCAAGGCCGCCGAGGTCTATCATCAACCGCAAACGGTGCTGGCGGCCGAGCTGTTTTCCGAGCCGCCAATCAACCTGATGCCGGGGCGCATCAGCGGCAATGAAGTGAGTTTCGTCAACGATATTCACTTCCCCCTGAATGTTGATCTGCGGCCCATCGGTGAAGGCGAGTTTCGTTTTGGCGTGCGCCCCAGCCATATCAGCCTGGTGCCCAGCAACGACGACGATCTGGAATTGGCGGTGACGGTCGAAGTCGCGGAGATCAGCGGTTCGGAAACGTTCCTGCATGTGCGCAGCGAACATTTCCTGCTGGTTCTGCACCTGCCGGGGGTCCATGAATACGACGTGGACGCGCCCATCCGCATCTATATCCCCACCCATAAACTGTTTGTGTTTGATGGCCAGGGACGTTTGCTCCAGGCCCCCGGACGGCGTGTCGCGAGGATTGCCTGA
- a CDS encoding ABC transporter ATP-binding protein, with the protein MAEIHLQNLAHSYSPTPVDPSDYAIREMNHVWEQGGAYALLGPSGCGKSTLLNIISGLLSPSEGQVLFDSKVVNDLTPEKRNIAQVFQFPVVYDTMTVFDNLAFPLRNQGMAEAKIHSKVQEIAEVLDLQALLDKKARNLTADEKQKVSMGRGLVRDDVSAILFDEPLTVIDPHLKWKLRRKLKQIHEQFNITMVYVTHDQLEASTFADKIAVMYGGQIVQFGTPRELFERPSHTFVGYFIGSPGMNLIEVQAEAGGVGFAGTHLALPETLQRQISEMDYKKLEVGIRPEFIHVWDEPNPDVLQADVIHVEDLGTYKIMTLDLAGATLKVRLAEDKPVPEGRASISFPAQWLMVYADDYLLEARP; encoded by the coding sequence ATGGCCGAGATCCATTTGCAGAACCTGGCTCATAGTTACAGCCCTACGCCGGTCGATCCTTCGGACTACGCCATCCGGGAAATGAACCACGTTTGGGAGCAGGGCGGTGCCTATGCCTTGCTCGGCCCTTCGGGTTGCGGCAAGTCGACGTTGCTCAACATCATCTCCGGCCTGCTCAGCCCTTCGGAGGGGCAGGTGCTGTTTGACAGCAAAGTGGTGAATGACCTGACCCCGGAAAAACGCAATATTGCCCAGGTGTTCCAGTTTCCGGTGGTCTACGACACCATGACGGTGTTCGACAACCTGGCTTTTCCGCTGCGCAATCAAGGCATGGCCGAGGCGAAGATTCACAGCAAGGTGCAGGAAATTGCCGAGGTGCTTGACCTCCAGGCGCTGTTGGACAAAAAAGCCCGCAACCTCACCGCCGATGAAAAGCAGAAGGTTTCCATGGGCCGGGGGCTGGTGCGTGATGACGTGTCGGCGATCCTCTTCGACGAGCCGCTGACGGTCATCGACCCGCACTTGAAGTGGAAGCTGCGGCGCAAGCTCAAGCAGATCCACGAGCAGTTCAACATCACCATGGTCTATGTGACCCACGATCAACTGGAGGCCTCGACGTTTGCCGACAAGATCGCGGTGATGTATGGCGGACAAATCGTGCAATTCGGCACACCACGGGAATTGTTCGAGCGGCCTAGCCATACTTTTGTCGGGTATTTCATCGGCAGCCCTGGGATGAATCTGATCGAAGTGCAGGCAGAAGCCGGCGGCGTGGGGTTTGCCGGCACGCACCTGGCATTGCCCGAGACGCTGCAACGGCAAATCTCAGAGATGGATTACAAGAAGCTTGAGGTCGGCATCCGCCCGGAATTTATTCATGTCTGGGATGAGCCAAACCCCGACGTGCTGCAAGCCGATGTCATCCATGTCGAAGACCTCGGGACCTACAAGATCATGACCTTGGACCTTGCTGGAGCGACGCTGAAGGTGCGTCTGGCCGAAGACAAACCGGTGCCCGAGGGCAGGGCGTCCATCAGTTTCCCGGCGCAATGGCTGATGGTCTATGCCGATGATTACCTGCTGGAGGCACGGCCATGA
- a CDS encoding carbohydrate ABC transporter permease, whose amino-acid sequence MNKVQNNKAWWLVLPVFLLVAFSAVIPMMTVVNYSVQDIFDQSSRYFVGVDWYKQVLLDSRLHDSLLRQFIYSACVLLIEIPLGIAIALTMPTKGRWASLVLIVLAIPLLIPWNVVGTIWQIFGRADIGLLGSTLNAMGINYNYAANTMDAWVTVLVMDVWHWTSLVALLCYSGLRAIPDVYYQAARIDRASSWAVFRHIQLPKMKSVLLIAVMLRFMDSFMIYTEPFVLTGGGPGNATTFLSQTLTQMAVGQFDLGPAAAFSLVYFLIILLVSWLFYTAMTHSDANR is encoded by the coding sequence ATGAACAAGGTGCAGAACAACAAGGCCTGGTGGCTGGTATTGCCGGTATTCCTGCTGGTGGCCTTCAGTGCGGTGATCCCGATGATGACCGTGGTCAACTATTCGGTGCAGGACATTTTCGACCAGTCCAGCCGCTATTTCGTCGGGGTCGATTGGTACAAACAGGTGCTGCTGGATTCGCGTCTGCATGACTCGTTGCTGCGCCAGTTCATTTATTCTGCTTGTGTACTGTTGATCGAGATTCCGCTGGGTATCGCCATCGCCCTGACCATGCCGACCAAGGGGCGCTGGGCCTCGCTTGTATTGATTGTCTTGGCCATTCCGCTGCTGATTCCGTGGAACGTGGTCGGCACCATCTGGCAGATATTCGGCCGCGCCGATATCGGCCTTCTGGGTTCAACCCTCAATGCGATGGGGATCAACTACAACTACGCTGCCAACACCATGGACGCCTGGGTCACGGTGCTGGTGATGGATGTATGGCACTGGACCTCGCTGGTGGCGCTGCTGTGTTACTCGGGACTACGGGCAATACCCGATGTGTACTACCAGGCAGCGAGGATTGATCGTGCGTCCAGTTGGGCGGTGTTCCGGCATATCCAGTTGCCGAAGATGAAGAGCGTGCTGCTGATCGCGGTGATGCTGCGCTTCATGGACAGTTTCATGATCTATACCGAACCGTTCGTGCTGACGGGCGGTGGACCGGGTAATGCCACCACCTTCTTGAGTCAGACCCTGACCCAGATGGCTGTAGGGCAATTCGACCTTGGCCCGGCCGCGGCGTTTTCCCTGGTGTATTTCCTGATCATCCTGTTGGTGTCCTGGCTGTTCTACACCGCCATGACCCATTCCGACGCCAATCGCTGA
- a CDS encoding carbohydrate ABC transporter permease, protein MSKRKLVPLLIYILFLLVPIYWLLNMSFKSNTEILGSLTLFPQDFTLANYKVIFTDPSWYTGYLNSLYYVSLNTLISLAVALPAAYAFSRYRFLGDKHLFFWLLTNRMAPPAVFLLPFFQLYSSIGLFDTHIAVALAHCLFNVPLAVWILEGFMSGVPKEIDETAYIDGYSFPKFFAKIFVPLIGSGIGVTAFFCFMFSWVELLLARTLTSVNAKPIAAVMTRTVSASGIDWGVLAAAGVLTILPGMLVIWFVRNHVAKGFALGRV, encoded by the coding sequence ATGAGCAAACGCAAACTGGTGCCCCTGCTGATCTATATCCTGTTCCTGCTGGTGCCGATCTACTGGCTGCTGAACATGTCCTTCAAAAGCAACACCGAAATCCTCGGCAGCCTGACGCTGTTTCCCCAGGATTTCACCTTGGCCAACTATAAGGTGATTTTCACTGACCCCAGTTGGTACACCGGTTACCTCAACTCGTTGTACTACGTCAGCCTGAATACGCTGATTTCCCTGGCGGTGGCATTACCGGCGGCCTACGCGTTTTCTCGCTACCGGTTCCTTGGGGACAAGCACCTGTTCTTCTGGCTGCTGACCAATCGCATGGCCCCTCCAGCGGTGTTTCTGCTGCCATTTTTTCAGCTGTATTCGTCTATTGGCTTGTTCGACACGCATATTGCCGTGGCCTTGGCCCATTGCTTGTTTAACGTGCCGCTGGCGGTGTGGATCCTCGAAGGTTTCATGTCCGGGGTGCCCAAGGAAATCGATGAGACGGCCTACATCGACGGCTATAGCTTTCCGAAATTTTTCGCCAAGATTTTCGTCCCGCTGATTGGTTCGGGGATCGGCGTCACGGCGTTTTTCTGCTTTATGTTTTCCTGGGTGGAGTTACTGCTGGCGCGCACGCTGACCTCGGTCAACGCCAAGCCGATTGCGGCGGTGATGACCCGTACGGTTTCGGCTTCAGGGATTGACTGGGGTGTGCTCGCGGCGGCCGGGGTATTGACCATTTTGCCGGGCATGCTGGTGATCTGGTTTGTTCGCAACCATGTGGCCAAGGGCTTTGCCCTGGGCCGGGTCTGA
- a CDS encoding DUF2160 domain-containing protein, whose protein sequence is MEWMAWTTPTALFFVAIALLLAGMTTWELRSPSISRRGFLPISTTRGDRLFIGLLGSAYLHLLVVGVTGWSIWVASALSLVWLLSVMRWG, encoded by the coding sequence ATGGAATGGATGGCCTGGACCACCCCCACTGCGCTGTTTTTCGTGGCTATTGCTCTGTTGTTGGCGGGCATGACCACCTGGGAGTTGCGTTCGCCGAGTATCTCACGGCGTGGTTTTCTGCCGATCAGCACCACCCGTGGTGATCGCTTGTTTATCGGTCTTCTCGGAAGCGCTTACCTGCATCTGCTGGTAGTCGGCGTGACCGGCTGGAGCATCTGGGTGGCGTCCGCGCTGTCTCTGGTGTGGCTGTTGTCTGTGATGCGCTGGGGCTAG